One Carettochelys insculpta isolate YL-2023 chromosome 15, ASM3395843v1, whole genome shotgun sequence DNA window includes the following coding sequences:
- the CCNG1 gene encoding cyclin-G1 produces the protein MMIGLVETTKARQLLYQLNALLEQELRCQPRASGLRLIETAHDNGLRMTARLRDFEVKDLLSLSQFFGFNTETFSLAVNFLDRFLSIMKVQPKHLGCVGLSCFYLAVKATEEERNIPLATDLIRISQYRFTVSDMMRMEKIVLEKLYWKVKTTTAFQFLQLYHSLTYENLSCERRKHLNFERLEAHLKACHCRIMFSKAKPSVLALSILALDIEEQKLLELEEVIEYLQIHSKTNSKDLTFWKELVLKCLIEYASNKCSKPNVQKLKWIVSGRTAWPLKHSYYKISRLPTIPETGL, from the exons ATG ATGATTGGACTGGTTGAAACAACCAAAGCCCGGCAATTGCTATACCAGCTCAATGCACTGTTGGAACAAGAGCTAAGAtgtcagcccagggcttctggcctgAGACTAATTGAAACTGCTCATGACAACGGCCTCCGAATGACTGCAAGGTTAAGAGATTTTGAAGTAAAAGATCTCCTCAGCTTAAGTCAATTCTTTGGCTTCAATACAGAAACATTTTCTTTAGCTGTGAATTTCTTAGACAGATTTCTGTCAATAATGAAG GTGCAGCCTAAGCACTTAGGCTGTGTTGGACTAAGCTGTTTCTACTTGGCTGTGAAAgcaacagaagaagaaagaaacatTCCCTTAGCCACTGACTTAATTCGAATAAGCCAGTATAGGTTTACTGTATCTGACATGATGAGAATGGAAAAAATTGTGTTGGAGAAACTATACTGGAAAGTAAAAACTACAACTGCATTTCAGTTTCTACAACTCTATCACTCACTCACCTATGAGAACTTAAGCTGTGAAAG GAGAAAACACCTTAATTTTGAGAGACTTGAAGCCCATCTTAAGGCATGTCACTGCAGAATCATGTTTTCTAAAGCCAAG CCTTCTGTTTTGGCATTGTCAATATTGGCACTAGACATAGAAGAACAGAAATTGCTGGAGTTGGAAGAGGTGATAGAATATCTTCAAATACATTCCAAG ACAAATAGCAAAGATCTAACTTTCTGGAAGGAGCTGGTATTGAAGTGCCTTATAGAATACGCCTCCAACAAGTGTTCAAAACCAAATGTCCAAAAGCTGAAGTGGATTGTGTCAGGGCGTACAGCATGGCCGCTGAAGCATAGCTACTACAAAATCTCTCGCCTCCCCACAATCCCCGAGACTGGCTTGTAA